One stretch of Streptomyces agglomeratus DNA includes these proteins:
- a CDS encoding RNA-binding S4 domain-containing protein codes for MASDEVANGPGGGSVRVDVWIWSVRLTKTRAQAAAACKAGHVRVGGERVKPAQALKAGDELRLFHAGRERIVVVSRIIRKRVGAPAAAECYVDKSPPPPPREFVAPVAIRDRGAGRPTKRDRREMERLQGPRPTAG; via the coding sequence ATGGCTTCGGACGAGGTGGCGAACGGCCCTGGTGGCGGGAGCGTGCGGGTCGACGTCTGGATCTGGTCGGTACGGCTCACCAAGACCCGCGCGCAGGCGGCAGCCGCCTGCAAGGCGGGCCACGTCCGCGTCGGCGGCGAGCGGGTCAAGCCGGCGCAGGCGCTGAAGGCGGGCGACGAGCTGCGGCTGTTCCATGCTGGGCGGGAGCGGATCGTCGTGGTCTCGCGGATCATCCGCAAACGCGTGGGCGCTCCGGCGGCGGCCGAGTGCTACGTCGACAAGAGCCCGCCGCCACCGCCCCGGGAGTTCGTCGCACCGGTCGCCATCCGCGACCGGGGGGCGGGCCGCCCGACGAAGCGCGACCGGCGCGAGATGGAGCGGCTCCAGGGGCCGAGGCCGACGGCGGGCTGA
- a CDS encoding tellurite resistance TerB family protein: MVKWDRIKDQAKSFQQAQSARGAGGAHGQSGVQGQSGAHGSGSASGGSKAQLIGLFKTQLASVKTELKSGAYRDASMAMCALVAAADGQVEPAERQRVEELIVSNEVLQNFPADQLRQRFNQHVDQLLANFDLGKAEALKVIGKAAKKPAEARAVIQTGIVVAGADGHFEPSEQYAIREACAALGVPPTEFGI; the protein is encoded by the coding sequence GTGGTGAAGTGGGACCGGATCAAGGACCAGGCCAAGAGCTTCCAGCAGGCCCAGAGCGCTCGGGGCGCGGGCGGGGCCCACGGGCAGAGCGGTGTCCAGGGGCAGAGCGGGGCCCACGGATCGGGCTCGGCCTCGGGCGGGTCCAAGGCCCAGCTCATCGGGCTGTTCAAGACCCAGCTCGCGTCGGTCAAGACGGAACTGAAGAGCGGCGCCTACCGGGACGCCAGCATGGCGATGTGCGCCCTGGTGGCCGCTGCCGACGGGCAGGTGGAGCCGGCGGAGCGACAGCGCGTGGAGGAGCTGATCGTCTCCAACGAGGTCCTCCAGAACTTCCCGGCGGACCAGCTCCGCCAGCGCTTCAACCAGCATGTGGACCAGCTCCTGGCCAACTTCGACCTGGGCAAGGCGGAGGCGCTGAAGGTGATCGGCAAGGCCGCGAAGAAGCCCGCCGAGGCCCGCGCGGTCATCCAGACCGGCATCGTGGTCGCGGGCGCGGACGGGCACTTCGAGCCGTCCGAGCAGTACGCCATTCGCGAAGCCTGCGCCGCGCTCGGTGTGCCGCCCACGGAGTTCGGCATCTGA
- a CDS encoding PLP-dependent aminotransferase family protein, with protein sequence MADRVAAEIAAGRLRPGDRLPTQRAFARSHRIANSTAIRVYGELVRRGLAVGEVGRGTFVRAAPPSPGHALAEERTPEPETAMQAGTSGSAPTTSGAPAINLELNYPVAEGQSELMAASLAGLLRPDVLEAATRPAAADGTPAAREAAASLLARGGWRPHAGQLLFAGNGRQAIAAAIASFVRPGGRLGVEALTYPLVKAVAERLGVTLVAIEADDGGLSPDALYAAHRRAPLSAVYVQPTLHNPTSVTMSEERRERLAAACEELDIGAVEDTTWAFLAPEAPAPLAARVPARTVLVDSLSKRLAPGLTTGFLAAPVSRTSQLAEALRSGAWTAARFNLEAATRWITDGTVATVEAAKRADAEDRHRLVRRRLAGFRVRTEPRAYYCWWELPAPWRTDTFVAAAAARGIAVSPGRAFAVPPYAAPDAVRIGLATPPVEVLSYALRTLAEVAEQGPPGRP encoded by the coding sequence GTGGCCGATCGTGTGGCGGCCGAGATCGCGGCGGGCCGCTTGCGCCCCGGCGACCGGCTGCCCACGCAGCGCGCCTTCGCCCGCAGCCACCGGATCGCGAACTCCACAGCGATCAGGGTGTACGGCGAACTCGTGCGGCGGGGTCTCGCGGTCGGCGAGGTCGGACGCGGCACGTTCGTACGGGCAGCGCCGCCCTCCCCCGGACACGCGCTCGCGGAGGAGCGGACGCCCGAGCCGGAGACAGCCATGCAAGCCGGAACCAGCGGCTCAGCACCCACGACATCCGGCGCCCCCGCCATCAACCTGGAGCTCAACTACCCGGTCGCCGAGGGGCAGTCGGAACTCATGGCCGCATCCCTCGCCGGCCTCCTGCGCCCCGACGTGCTCGAAGCGGCCACCCGTCCGGCCGCGGCCGACGGCACCCCCGCGGCCCGGGAGGCAGCCGCGTCGCTGCTGGCCAGGGGCGGCTGGCGGCCCCACGCCGGGCAGCTCCTCTTCGCGGGCAACGGCCGCCAGGCCATCGCGGCGGCCATCGCGTCCTTCGTACGCCCGGGCGGCCGGCTCGGCGTGGAGGCGCTCACGTATCCGCTGGTCAAGGCGGTCGCCGAGCGGCTCGGGGTGACCCTGGTGGCGATCGAGGCGGACGACGGCGGCCTGTCCCCCGACGCGCTGTACGCCGCCCACCGCCGCGCGCCGCTCAGCGCGGTGTACGTCCAGCCGACCCTGCACAATCCGACGTCGGTGACGATGAGCGAGGAGCGGAGGGAGCGGCTGGCTGCGGCCTGCGAGGAACTGGACATCGGCGCGGTCGAGGACACGACGTGGGCCTTCCTCGCCCCGGAAGCCCCGGCTCCGCTGGCCGCCCGCGTACCCGCCCGCACGGTCCTCGTCGACAGCCTCTCCAAGCGGCTCGCCCCCGGCCTGACCACCGGTTTCCTGGCCGCCCCGGTTTCCCGCACCAGCCAGCTGGCGGAGGCCCTGCGCTCCGGTGCCTGGACCGCCGCCCGCTTCAATCTGGAGGCGGCCACCCGGTGGATCACGGACGGCACGGTCGCCACCGTCGAGGCCGCCAAGCGCGCGGACGCCGAGGACCGCCACCGACTGGTCCGGCGCCGGCTCGCCGGCTTCCGGGTCCGCACGGAGCCGCGCGCGTACTACTGCTGGTGGGAGCTGCCCGCGCCCTGGCGTACGGACACCTTCGTCGCGGCGGCGGCGGCCCGTGGCATCGCGGTCTCTCCCGGCCGAGCCTTCGCCGTACCGCCGTACGCCGCACCGGACGCGGTGCGGATCGGCCTGGCGACCCCGCCCGTCGAGGTGCTGTCGTACGCGCTGCGCACGCTCGCGGAGGTGGCGGAGCAGGGGCCGCCGGGCCGTCCGTAG
- a CDS encoding toxin-antitoxin system, toxin component, PIN family protein codes for MPPEFFLDRNLGRRVAEELGALGWRVHRIGEVFPADAQDVPDEEWIVHGLAQGWVPLSKDGRIKTRDREIQPVRDGAAVQMVERLHAHQDVIHKAVGRGGPAAYAVRCDRIDRTRP; via the coding sequence TTGCCGCCTGAGTTCTTCCTCGACCGGAATCTGGGTCGACGTGTCGCCGAGGAACTCGGAGCGCTCGGATGGCGCGTCCACCGGATCGGGGAGGTGTTCCCCGCAGACGCACAGGATGTCCCTGATGAGGAGTGGATCGTCCACGGGCTGGCACAGGGATGGGTGCCCTTGTCGAAGGACGGCCGGATCAAGACGAGGGACCGGGAGATTCAGCCGGTGCGGGACGGTGCGGCGGTGCAGATGGTCGAACGCCTCCATGCTCATCAGGATGTAATCCACAAGGCGGTCGGCCGAGGTGGCCCGGCCGCCTACGCCGTGCGATGCGATCGTATCGATCGCACCCGGCCGTGA
- a CDS encoding APC family permease, with translation MSHNSGRGLQPNALGTFETIVMAVAGSAPAYSLAATTAVLVGAVGLASPAALLYCAIPMLGIVLAFGRLGRIDVNAGATYSWVGRTLHPFLGFISGWALVVAATIFMVAGSLPAGQMTLSLFDPDLASNTALATTAGAGWFLLMLAVVLGGARLSARAQLLVSGVELVILVLFAVAALFHRGAAVAFDWSWLGFGHFDGFTGFATGTLIAAFYYWGWDVTSNLSEETRDSRRTAGLASLVGVGVVFLLFVVFTIAVNIILTTEQISAHDTNVLAVLGDAILPGVGGKLMVLAVVLSTIATLETTLIQVTRSLFAMGRDRTMPAAFGLVHRRWNTPWVAVAVVGTVALVLFVASNALGSTEEIMADALAAIGLQTTLYYGLAGLAAVVAYRKTLLASPKDFLLGGAWPLLGSLFMFCVFAASLTELNAAAIAIGLGGLAVGVVPMLWYWRRGSTYYSPAHLDATRAIAIEAAHVNSGSERRDYADAGLPTDF, from the coding sequence ATGAGCCACAACTCCGGCAGAGGGCTCCAGCCCAACGCCCTCGGCACCTTCGAGACGATCGTGATGGCCGTCGCGGGCAGCGCTCCCGCCTACTCCCTCGCCGCCACCACCGCCGTGCTCGTCGGAGCCGTCGGGCTCGCGAGTCCGGCCGCGCTGCTCTACTGCGCGATACCCATGCTCGGCATCGTCCTGGCCTTCGGCCGTCTCGGCCGCATCGACGTGAACGCGGGCGCCACCTACTCCTGGGTCGGCCGCACCCTGCACCCGTTCCTCGGCTTCATCAGCGGCTGGGCACTCGTCGTCGCCGCCACCATCTTCATGGTCGCCGGGTCGCTTCCCGCAGGTCAGATGACTCTTTCCCTGTTCGACCCGGACCTCGCGTCGAACACCGCGCTCGCCACCACCGCCGGCGCCGGCTGGTTCCTGCTGATGCTGGCCGTCGTACTCGGCGGAGCGCGTCTGTCGGCCCGCGCCCAGCTCCTGGTCTCCGGCGTCGAGCTCGTGATCCTCGTCCTCTTCGCCGTCGCGGCCCTCTTCCACCGGGGCGCGGCGGTCGCCTTCGACTGGTCGTGGCTCGGCTTCGGCCACTTCGACGGATTCACCGGCTTCGCCACCGGCACCCTGATCGCCGCCTTCTACTACTGGGGCTGGGACGTCACCAGCAACCTCAGCGAGGAGACCCGCGACAGCCGCCGCACCGCCGGGCTCGCCTCGCTCGTCGGCGTGGGCGTCGTCTTCCTGCTGTTCGTCGTCTTCACCATCGCCGTCAACATCATTCTGACGACGGAACAGATCTCGGCACACGACACGAACGTGCTGGCGGTCCTCGGCGACGCGATCCTGCCGGGCGTCGGCGGCAAGCTCATGGTTCTGGCCGTGGTGCTCTCCACCATCGCCACCCTCGAAACCACCCTGATCCAGGTCACGCGCTCGCTCTTCGCGATGGGCCGCGACCGTACGATGCCGGCCGCGTTCGGCCTCGTACACCGCCGGTGGAACACCCCATGGGTCGCCGTCGCCGTCGTGGGAACGGTCGCACTGGTGCTCTTCGTCGCCTCGAACGCGCTCGGCTCGACGGAAGAGATCATGGCCGACGCACTCGCCGCGATCGGCCTCCAGACCACGCTCTACTACGGTCTGGCGGGCCTCGCGGCCGTCGTCGCCTACCGCAAGACCCTCCTCGCCTCACCGAAGGACTTCCTGCTGGGCGGGGCGTGGCCGCTGCTCGGCTCCCTCTTCATGTTCTGCGTCTTCGCGGCCTCGCTCACCGAGCTGAACGCGGCGGCCATCGCGATCGGCCTCGGCGGGCTGGCCGTCGGCGTCGTACCGATGCTCTGGTACTGGCGGCGCGGCAGCACGTACTACAGCCCGGCGCACCTCGACGCCACCCGCGCCATCGCGATCGAGGCCGCGCACGTCAACTCCGGCTCGGAGCGGCGGGATTACGCCGATGCCGGCCTCCCCACCGACTTCTGA
- a CDS encoding ABC transporter permease yields MSTVATKDKGQAPDELTFEAPKAEELAALLVSKDRPPRPSALSASLTFGWRAMLKIKHVPEQLFDVTAFPIMMVLMYAYLFGGALAGSVEEYVQFLLPGILTMSIVMITMYTGVAVNTDITKGVFDRFRTLPIWRPAPMVGYLLGDVIRYLIASVVMLSVGMIIGYRPDGGVVGVAAGVALLMVFSFAFSWIWTMFGLLLRTEKSVMGVSMMVIFPLTFLSNVFVDPKTMPGWLQAFVNNSPVTHVATAVRELMAGNWPAADIGWTLGWSAVLLAVFGTVTMRLYNRK; encoded by the coding sequence ATGAGCACCGTCGCGACCAAGGACAAGGGCCAGGCCCCCGACGAACTCACTTTCGAAGCTCCGAAGGCGGAGGAGCTCGCCGCGCTCCTCGTCAGCAAGGACCGGCCGCCGCGCCCCAGCGCGCTCTCCGCGTCCCTGACCTTCGGCTGGCGCGCCATGCTCAAGATCAAGCACGTGCCGGAGCAGCTCTTCGACGTGACGGCGTTCCCGATCATGATGGTGCTGATGTACGCGTACCTCTTCGGCGGGGCGCTGGCCGGATCGGTCGAGGAGTACGTCCAGTTCCTGCTGCCCGGCATCCTGACCATGAGCATCGTGATGATCACGATGTACACGGGCGTCGCCGTCAACACCGACATCACCAAGGGCGTCTTCGACCGCTTCCGCACATTGCCGATCTGGCGCCCGGCGCCGATGGTCGGCTACCTGCTCGGTGACGTGATCCGCTACCTGATCGCGTCCGTCGTCATGCTGTCCGTCGGCATGATCATCGGGTATCGCCCGGACGGCGGCGTGGTCGGCGTGGCCGCCGGTGTGGCGCTGCTGATGGTCTTCTCGTTCGCGTTCTCGTGGATCTGGACGATGTTCGGCCTGCTGTTGCGCACCGAGAAGTCGGTGATGGGCGTCAGCATGATGGTGATCTTCCCGCTGACGTTCCTGAGCAATGTCTTCGTCGACCCGAAGACGATGCCGGGCTGGCTCCAGGCATTCGTGAACAACAGCCCCGTCACCCATGTGGCCACGGCGGTGCGGGAACTGATGGCGGGCAACTGGCCGGCCGCCGACATCGGCTGGACGCTGGGCTGGTCGGCGGTGCTGCTTGCGGTGTTCGGGACGGTGACGATGCGCCTCTACAACCGGAAGTGA
- a CDS encoding DUF433 domain-containing protein: MIDRFTDGLLTPTETSSYLQIPKSTLDSWLKGRAAGAPLVHRVEPVGPRQPSVPFVAVAEAYVLRSLRDLGLRMSEIREAAEAVRDAFDTPYGLVSKRIATDGVDIFVEHGLGDLRLARDGQAPIHEVVAEYLRYLSWEAGDEFPFSLRLRQYPATVPVVIDPRFGHGLPVVEANRVPVKAVTYLWEAGESVEDIAYEYEMEPEQVHALCRAVVRLAA, from the coding sequence ATGATCGACAGGTTCACGGACGGGCTCCTGACGCCTACGGAGACCTCGTCGTACCTACAGATTCCCAAGTCCACGCTGGACAGCTGGCTGAAGGGCAGAGCCGCCGGCGCGCCGCTGGTCCATCGGGTCGAGCCAGTGGGCCCTCGACAGCCTTCGGTGCCCTTCGTCGCCGTGGCCGAGGCGTACGTGCTGCGGTCACTGCGGGACCTCGGACTGCGGATGAGTGAGATCCGCGAAGCGGCCGAGGCCGTACGAGACGCTTTCGACACGCCGTACGGCTTGGTCTCGAAGCGAATCGCGACCGACGGCGTCGACATCTTCGTCGAGCACGGGCTTGGCGACCTCCGATTAGCCCGGGACGGGCAGGCTCCCATCCACGAGGTCGTCGCGGAGTACCTGCGTTATCTGTCGTGGGAGGCGGGGGACGAGTTTCCTTTCAGCCTTCGGCTGAGGCAGTACCCGGCCACGGTCCCTGTCGTCATCGACCCCCGGTTCGGACACGGACTTCCCGTGGTCGAGGCCAACCGCGTGCCGGTCAAGGCGGTGACCTACCTCTGGGAGGCCGGAGAATCGGTCGAGGACATCGCGTACGAGTACGAGATGGAGCCGGAGCAGGTGCACGCGCTGTGCCGGGCCGTGGTGCGCCTTGCCGCCTGA
- a CDS encoding DUF2630 family protein, with the protein MEDRQDADQEILDNITSLVSEERELRDRSTRKLGLDDAERARLKAVEIQLDQCWDLLRQRRAKSEFGEDPGEARVRPASEVENYKS; encoded by the coding sequence ATGGAGGACAGGCAAGACGCCGACCAGGAGATTCTCGACAACATCACCAGTCTGGTCAGCGAGGAGCGCGAGCTGCGCGACCGCTCCACCCGGAAGCTGGGACTCGACGACGCGGAGCGCGCCCGGCTGAAAGCCGTGGAGATCCAGCTGGACCAGTGCTGGGACCTGCTGCGTCAGCGCCGGGCGAAGTCGGAGTTCGGCGAGGACCCGGGGGAGGCGCGGGTGCGGCCGGCATCGGAGGTGGAGAACTACAAGAGCTGA
- a CDS encoding DUF397 domain-containing protein, which produces MNTDELTWFKSSYSGAEGGTCVEVAYDWRKSSYSGREGGECVEVAAHPAAIHVRDSKVTDGPQLAVAPESWAAFVSYARA; this is translated from the coding sequence ATGAACACCGACGAGCTCACCTGGTTCAAGTCCAGCTACAGCGGTGCTGAAGGCGGCACGTGCGTCGAAGTCGCCTACGACTGGCGCAAGTCCAGCTACAGCGGCCGTGAGGGCGGCGAATGCGTCGAGGTCGCCGCGCACCCCGCCGCCATCCACGTCCGGGACTCCAAGGTCACCGACGGCCCGCAGTTGGCGGTCGCTCCCGAGTCCTGGGCCGCGTTCGTCTCGTACGCCCGCGCCTGA
- a CDS encoding alpha/beta fold hydrolase has translation MATAQLAARVSGKGPEGLTVGYTDEGSGPPLVLVHGHPFDRTMWAPQVDAFAPTHRVIAPDLRGYGESDVVPGITPLSSFADDIAALLDHLGIERAVLGGLSMGGQIVMECYRLFPHRITGLVLADTFPAAETQEGKRSRNAAADRLLAEGMKGYADEVLDRMVAPYNTKAAAHVHRMMTAASPEGAAAALRGRAQRPDYRDLLTRVSVPTLVVVGRDDTYTPVADAEAMHAAIPGSTLAVIESSAHLPNLERPGAFNAVFRDHLDLAGRAVPGPGAR, from the coding sequence ATGGCAACCGCACAGCTCGCAGCACGCGTCAGCGGCAAGGGCCCCGAGGGCCTCACCGTCGGCTACACCGACGAGGGCAGCGGCCCGCCGCTCGTTCTCGTCCACGGCCACCCCTTCGACCGCACCATGTGGGCCCCGCAGGTCGACGCGTTCGCCCCCACGCACCGCGTGATCGCCCCCGATCTGCGCGGGTACGGCGAGAGCGACGTCGTGCCCGGCATCACCCCGCTCTCCTCCTTCGCCGACGACATCGCGGCCCTGCTCGACCACCTCGGCATCGAGCGCGCCGTACTCGGCGGGCTCTCCATGGGCGGTCAGATCGTGATGGAGTGCTACCGCCTCTTCCCCCACCGCATCACCGGGCTGGTCCTCGCCGACACGTTCCCCGCCGCCGAGACACAGGAGGGGAAGCGGTCGCGCAACGCCGCCGCCGACCGGCTCCTCGCCGAGGGCATGAAGGGGTACGCCGACGAGGTACTGGACAGGATGGTCGCTCCGTACAACACGAAAGCGGCGGCCCACGTCCACCGCATGATGACCGCCGCCTCCCCCGAGGGCGCCGCGGCGGCCCTGCGCGGGCGGGCCCAGCGGCCCGACTACCGCGACCTGCTGACCCGCGTGAGCGTCCCGACCCTGGTGGTGGTGGGGCGCGACGACACGTACACGCCCGTGGCGGACGCGGAGGCGATGCACGCCGCGATCCCCGGCTCCACCCTCGCGGTCATCGAGTCGTCGGCCCACCTCCCCAACCTGGAACGGCCCGGCGCCTTCAACGCCGTGTTCCGGGACCACCTGGACCTGGCCGGGCGGGCCGTTCCGGGCCCCGGCGCGCGCTGA
- a CDS encoding FUSC family protein encodes MAEQRAGGRLAPPEWLTQGLRPQSAPVPWAAVVRAGIAMAAPLAVGFAVDEPVYGALVSMGALSGVIGDTADAYRMRLLNIAVPQLFGAIGVTLGTLVYGQGWLAVGVLTFVALVSGMISTIGAVASVSGLLLLLQAVVGAGLPMPDPWWTAPLLLTLGGLFVLVLTLIAWPLRGGVPERDAVAETYRAAAGLLEAAGRDSDTYDARRQAVTEALNTAYDLVLARRARDHGRRSPLVRLLAQLNVVVPLVESAPAAHLRRRALPPEIPAAVRELADAVASGGTGDASAFALRLPAPTSQSGRAVDHALRHAAAVVLSADPEAGTLDDRLGRPAALGARVRRATRNVLLSQSSWRYGLRLALCIGLAQALVSLIDVPRSYWVALTVVFVLKPDFGSVFSRAVQRASGTALGLVVAAAVLAELERGWWDVPVMLVLAALIPAFTAKGYAFQTAAITPVILLLSDILNHEGFGLVLPRLYDSLIGCAISLVAGYLLWPESWHTRVGARLADTVADAAGYVECAFGPPDAQGERQRQRLRRRLYRDLSVVRSEFQRALTEPPPVGARAAAWWPLVVATERIVDATTAARVRINHGAQAPAGAEVAEVARELRELAEGLRASDTLVEVRTALPRDDETVLAPLRQEVAAARAVASPVRPRG; translated from the coding sequence ATGGCTGAGCAGAGAGCAGGGGGCCGGCTGGCGCCGCCCGAGTGGCTGACGCAGGGGCTGCGGCCGCAGTCCGCGCCCGTGCCGTGGGCCGCCGTCGTACGCGCCGGGATCGCGATGGCCGCTCCGCTCGCCGTCGGATTCGCCGTCGACGAGCCGGTGTACGGGGCGCTCGTGTCGATGGGCGCGCTGTCCGGTGTCATCGGCGACACCGCCGACGCGTACCGGATGCGGCTGCTCAACATCGCCGTACCGCAGCTCTTCGGCGCGATCGGCGTCACCCTCGGCACGCTCGTGTACGGGCAGGGGTGGCTCGCCGTAGGAGTGCTGACGTTCGTCGCGCTCGTGTCCGGGATGATCTCGACGATCGGCGCCGTCGCCTCCGTGTCCGGGCTGCTGCTCCTGCTCCAGGCCGTCGTCGGAGCCGGGCTGCCGATGCCCGACCCCTGGTGGACCGCGCCGCTGCTGCTCACGCTGGGCGGCCTGTTCGTCCTCGTACTGACGCTGATCGCGTGGCCGCTGCGGGGCGGGGTGCCGGAGCGGGACGCGGTGGCGGAGACGTACCGGGCGGCGGCCGGGCTGCTGGAGGCGGCGGGCCGGGACTCGGACACCTACGACGCGAGGCGCCAGGCCGTCACCGAGGCCCTGAACACGGCGTACGACCTGGTTCTGGCGCGGCGGGCGCGGGACCACGGGCGGCGGAGTCCGCTCGTACGGCTGCTCGCGCAGCTCAACGTCGTCGTACCGCTCGTCGAATCCGCGCCCGCCGCGCACCTGCGCCGACGGGCGCTGCCGCCCGAAATCCCGGCCGCCGTGCGGGAGCTGGCCGACGCGGTGGCGAGCGGGGGCACGGGCGACGCGTCCGCGTTCGCGCTCCGGCTCCCCGCGCCGACCTCGCAGTCCGGGCGCGCCGTCGACCACGCGCTGCGGCACGCGGCGGCCGTCGTCCTGAGCGCGGACCCCGAGGCGGGCACCCTGGACGACCGGCTCGGCCGTCCGGCGGCGCTCGGGGCGCGGGTCCGCCGCGCCACCCGGAACGTCCTGCTGTCGCAGTCGTCCTGGCGTTACGGGCTGCGGCTCGCCCTGTGCATCGGGCTGGCGCAGGCGCTCGTGTCGCTGATCGACGTACCGCGCTCGTACTGGGTGGCGCTGACCGTGGTGTTCGTGCTGAAGCCCGACTTCGGGTCGGTCTTCTCGCGGGCCGTGCAGCGGGCGTCCGGGACGGCGCTGGGGCTGGTCGTCGCGGCGGCCGTGCTGGCGGAACTGGAGCGCGGGTGGTGGGACGTGCCGGTGATGCTGGTGCTGGCGGCGCTCATTCCGGCGTTCACGGCGAAGGGGTACGCGTTCCAGACCGCGGCCATCACGCCGGTCATCCTGCTGCTGTCGGACATCTTGAACCATGAAGGGTTCGGGCTCGTCCTGCCGCGTCTGTACGACAGCCTCATCGGCTGCGCGATCTCACTGGTGGCCGGGTACCTGCTGTGGCCGGAGAGCTGGCACACGCGGGTGGGGGCACGGCTCGCGGACACGGTGGCGGATGCGGCGGGGTACGTCGAGTGCGCGTTCGGGCCGCCGGACGCGCAGGGGGAACGGCAGCGGCAGCGGTTGCGGAGGCGGCTCTACCGGGACCTGTCGGTCGTACGCTCCGAATTCCAGCGCGCGCTGACCGAGCCGCCGCCCGTGGGAGCGCGGGCGGCGGCGTGGTGGCCGCTCGTGGTGGCGACCGAGCGGATCGTGGACGCGACGACGGCTGCGCGGGTGCGGATCAACCACGGGGCGCAGGCGCCGGCCGGGGCGGAGGTGGCGGAGGTGGCCCGGGAGCTGCGCGAGCTGGCGGAGGGGCTGCGGGCGAGCGACACGCTGGTGGAGGTGCGCACGGCACTGCCGCGCGACGACGAGACGGTCCTGGCGCCACTGCGCCAGGAGGTGGCGGCGGCACGGGCGGTGGCTTCACCGGTGCGACCGCGGGGGTAG
- a CDS encoding ATP-binding cassette domain-containing protein, producing MSGGHPGPELAIETAGLVKVFGENRAVDGIDLAVPAGTVYGVLGPNGAGKTTAVKMLATLLRPDGGEAHVFGKDVVREADAVRGRVSLTGQYASVDEDLTGTENLVLLGRLLGHSKAAARVRSAQLLEAFGLAEAADRQIKNYSGGMRRRIDIAASILNTPDLLFLDEPTTGLDPRSRNQVWDIVRAVVAQGTTVLLTTQYLDEADHLASRIAVIDHGKVIAEGTKGELKASVGSGSVHLRLRDPAQRPEAERVLRRALNVAVQLDPDPVALTATVNGSASDLGAAEQAARALSELASSGITVDNFALGQPSLDEVFLALTDRNKRSDPESGTMNDSTTGVSA from the coding sequence ATGAGTGGTGGACACCCCGGGCCGGAGCTCGCCATCGAGACGGCGGGCCTGGTCAAAGTGTTCGGTGAGAACCGGGCCGTCGACGGAATTGACCTGGCCGTACCCGCCGGCACCGTGTACGGCGTACTGGGCCCCAACGGCGCGGGCAAGACCACGGCGGTGAAGATGCTCGCGACGCTCCTGCGCCCGGACGGCGGCGAGGCGCACGTCTTCGGCAAGGACGTGGTGCGTGAAGCCGACGCGGTGCGCGGAAGGGTCAGCCTCACCGGCCAGTACGCGTCGGTCGACGAGGACCTGACCGGTACGGAGAACCTCGTGCTCCTCGGCCGCCTCCTCGGCCACTCCAAGGCCGCCGCACGCGTCAGGTCGGCGCAGCTCCTGGAGGCGTTCGGGCTGGCGGAGGCGGCCGACCGGCAGATCAAGAACTACTCGGGCGGTATGCGGCGCCGTATCGACATCGCGGCGAGCATCCTCAACACCCCCGACCTGCTGTTCCTCGACGAGCCGACGACCGGCCTCGACCCGCGCAGCCGCAACCAGGTCTGGGACATCGTCCGGGCGGTGGTGGCGCAGGGGACGACGGTGCTGCTGACCACGCAGTACCTGGACGAGGCCGACCATCTGGCGTCCCGTATCGCCGTGATCGACCACGGCAAGGTCATCGCGGAGGGCACGAAGGGCGAGCTCAAGGCGTCGGTCGGCTCGGGCTCCGTGCATCTGCGGCTGCGGGACCCCGCACAGCGCCCCGAGGCCGAGCGGGTCCTGCGCCGGGCGCTGAACGTCGCCGTACAACTGGACCCGGACCCCGTCGCCCTGACGGCGACGGTCAACGGGAGCGCGAGCGACCTCGGCGCGGCGGAGCAGGCGGCGCGTGCGCTGTCGGAGCTCGCTTCGTCGGGAATCACGGTCGACAACTTCGCCCTGGGGCAGCCCAGCCTGGACGAGGTCTTCCTGGCGCTGACCGACCGGAACAAGCGGAGTGACCCGGAGAGCGGGACGATGAACGACTCGACCACAGGAGTGTCGGCATGA